From one Coffea eugenioides isolate CCC68of chromosome 11, Ceug_1.0, whole genome shotgun sequence genomic stretch:
- the LOC113751881 gene encoding 4,5-DOPA dioxygenase extradiol-like yields the protein MGAIKETFFILHGPPMISLDDSFPARHFLLAFKERVFSQRPKGILIISAHWETSKPAVNLIPGRQDTIHDFISNFPRALYQIQYPAPSAPELAKKVKELLTASGFDQVEEDKKRGLDHGAWVPLMLMYLDADIPVCQLSVQPSRDGTYHYRMGRALAPLKDEGYLIVGSGAATHNTSLPESTSIDPCVLQFDTWLKEAILTGRYEDINQYEEKAPYAKEAHPWPEHFYPLHVAMGAAGEKWKAELIHHSWSSLTSLSYASYKFVATD from the exons ATGGGAGCTATAAAGGAGACATTCTTCATATTACATGGACCACCAATGATATCTTTGGATGATTCATTTCCTGCAAGACATTTCTTGCTGGCTTTCAAAGAAAGGGTGTTCAGTCAAAGACCTAAAGGCATTCTGATAATTTCTGCCCATTGGGAAACCTCAAAACCAGCTGTGAATTTGATCCCTGGCCGTCAGGATACTATCCATGACTTCATCTCTAACTTCCCCAGGGCATTATACCAA ATCCAGTATCCTGCACCAAGTGCTCCAGAATTGGCAAAGAAGGTAAAGGAACTGTTAACTGCCTCAGGTTTTGATCAGGTAGAGGAGGATAAGAAGCGCGGTTTGGATCATGGAGCATGGGTTCCCCTTATGCTTATGTATCTCGATGCTGATATACCAGTTTGCCAGCTATCTGTCCAGCCAAGCCGGGATGGGACTTACCATTATCGAATGGGAAGAGCATTGGCCCCTCTCAAGGATGAGGGCTACCTTATAGTTGGTTCAGGAGCTGCCACTCACAATACAAGTCTCCCTGAATCTACTTCGATTGATCCTTGTGTTCTGCAGTTTGATACTTGGCTCAAAGAAGCCATCCTTACAGGAAG GTATGAGGATATTAACCAGTATGAAGAGAAGGCACCATATGCAAAAGAAGCTCATCCTTGGCCTGAACATTTTTACCCATTACATGTAGCAATGGGTGCTGCTGGTGAAAAATGGAAAGCAGAACTTATCCATCACAGCTGGAGTAGTCTTACATCTCTCTCCTATGCTTCATACAAGTTTGTGGCAACAGACTAG